In the Besnoitia besnoiti strain Bb-Ger1 chromosome IX, whole genome shotgun sequence genome, GTTGCGGCACAAAGGCTGCAATGGTCTGTGAGTCCACGGACTACCATCCCTTGTCACTCTGAGTGAAGTTGACTCTGTGTGAGCCAGCTTCCGTGGAATTCTTTCTGCATTCCTCATCGACACGTCCCCAATATCCTGAGTGGATTAACACTGTATATTCGACACGTCGGAGGAAGACTACCGTACTCAGCCCCGTTCAAGGCACCTCCACGTAAGCCCTCATAGCCTCACTGCTGCCTTACGCAGTCATCATGGCGTAAAAACGCCTGAAACCCATCATTTCTGCCAGATGGAGAGTTCCTATATCGTGCATCTCggctctgagacaggatcagctttttctggggagtatatactacgagttggactcGCCTAGCCATTaaactacaagaactgtagatctatgggctaactattgatttagtatagCATAGAACCGATCCGACAGcggtattggagaaaggagattagtaatgaagttcttgggaaaacgacttccgaaccaccaatatatattggttctttgtttaccggatccaagttctcttggGAACGAGTCAACCGGCGCACACCAGGCTTGCCAACACGTGCAACGCGACTCAAATAGGGGCTGTCCGCTCGAGGCACTTTTCAGTGGGTGGGGTTCGTTTTTGAGTAGAGAATGAGCGGCTGGTAAGACAGCAGTGTTGTAGGTTCATGCCGTTCTCGGCTGCGCCGCAATAGCAAAGGGCATCCTTGGTCTCGTGGGATATGCCGTGTGGCTGCGTGGCGGTAGGCGACAGGAGCTAGCTCCCGCATTTTCTGTTCGCCTGGAATTTCCGATCTTCTATCTGGCAgcttttccttttctttgGCTGCCTGTCACCGCGTTATCCCCGAAACCCTGCAGTTTCCTTCACTTCTGTCGCCATAGATCCTGCACACCGCGTGGGCCCGGGGGAACGAGGTGACCCCACTTCCATGCCGATTCATGCGCGCAGGCCACTCTTCGCCATCGTCCACAGATCCTGGACGCTTTTCTAGTATCACCTTGGCGTCAATTCGgttctctgtcgccttccttGCATCCAGTCCGGCGCGCCTGTTCGTTTTGTTCTGTCTGCAtcgtctgcgcgccgtcgccgcccgacTCCCTGCTGGCCTTCGCACAGGCCCCTCCCGGTGCTCCACCCCGTGCCTCATTCCGTCGTCGAGTTTCCCAGTACGAAGGAAGCAAACTTCTGCGTCTTTGTGAGTCGGCAGCCACTTCTGTGGCTCCGTCACACTGTTATCTGCTTTCAAACCGGCCGAGGCTGGAAAACGCGCCGCGATACGCCGTGCAGGGCCCTGACCCGCCAGATCGAGTGAGTACTTTTCTCCTTATTGTCTTCGAGAGATGCAGATACTCGTCCGAATGTCGTAACAGAACAGCTCGTGTTTGCATGCGTCTGTTTCGGGTCCAGCGCCAAgcacctctctctcttcgtgtcGGCAACCTTCCCTGCGTCGAGGGTCACTCGAGCCCGCGCGCCAGGCACCCCCGTCGCCTACGTAAACTTGATTGCTACCGGgtcggcgccgtctctgGTATTCCCATTTTCTCTGtgctttcttcctctgtctgGTCCTCCTTCCCAAGGCTGcagcccgcagcgccgccgcactgtGCCCCCCCTGTCCCCCCacctcgcctcccccccgtcGAATCGTGCGCTGCAAGTTCGCGTAGGCTTTTCCTCGCGCCTGTCCCCTGGAACATCGCCGCCACACACAGCCATGCagaagcgcgggcgcggcggcgacgagtcCGCGGGCCGTCCGCGTGGCGGGAATTTTTGGCGGTCCCAGGGCCCCAACTGCGCAGGAGATCCTCAGCATCCCTCGCAGGGCGTCGGCtcgcctggcggcgggcgcgccttctACGGCGTGGAGCGGAGCGACACCGCGCGGGCGTGGGGGGACTCGAGACGCGAACACGTGCCGCATCCCCGGCGTACCCCGGCGACTGGCGCAAGCCCCCCAGAGGTGTCTGGGAGCCGTATTCTAGCCCCGAGAGGCACACGACTGCGTCGCCTGGTGGGGTTGCGGCGCAGGCCCACGCCGGGGCGAGGCACGGGCCCCGCttcggccgcggagcccagCCGCAGGGGGGCCCTGGCGTGGGCGACCTGGAGGCAGTGTGTTCGGTCTTTCTGGGGGCTGTCCGCCGCTGGCCCCCCGTCGCCGGCTAAACTCTCGCGCTTGACTGTGCTCCAACGCCAGTCCAAGTTTCTAACGCTCGTTTTGCGTACAGCTTTACGGAGCGTGGCAAAACTCAGACAGAACATGGTAGTTGGGGTTCTAGTTCCCAAGTTCTGGTCGTCTCCACCTGCGCGTTTCCCGtgtttctgcgtcgcttcaGGTTGCAGATCGcacgctgcgccggcgcatcTACGACTTTGCCGAGCAAGCGCGGTTTCAGGGAGAAGAGCGCAGGTGAAGGCAAGGCTCCACAGCCGCGGggggcgccagaggcgccggccgccctGCCTGTGAAGCGTCTGTCCAGAAGGGAGAACTCTCTCGCTGCACtccgtcgctgctggcggccgcctccctctggaggagaggagagtgAGTATTTGAGTCCGTTGTTAGCTGTTTGGGGCGATTTGGGGGGGATCGCGCACATATGAGTAGGCGCTCTTGCGTCGCCAGAAGGAGCCGAGAGAGGCGTTTTTTCGTGGGAGTCCAGTTGCGTCTCACGTGGAAAAAAACGGAATAGTTTTTgtggaagaaaagagaagggGAACAACGCAGACAAGCTCGCGGAATTAAGGCTAAAGAATAGACTGCGCTGCTGAAACCCCAGGTCTTGGCATGCACATGAGGGTGTGTATGTAGCAATATCTGTACCTGTATAACTATCTGTctgcctatatatatatatatatatatatatatatatatatatatatatatatatatatatatatatatatatatatatatatatatatgtacccGGTGTGCTTACACGGGACACTAGTTATGGGCCTGCACCAGGTTCCCGGTCTCTGACGGACTCTGCTAGTGGAGCCCATGTTTTTCGTCGCTCGGACTGAAGAGCGAACCGGTGTAGCAAATGCGAGAAGCGGGTCTGGGTGCCCCGTGGACGCAGCGACACAGGCCTTCTGCAAGTCTGCTAGAAAAAACGACGCAGGGGCGCAGCATACCGGAACTCGCGCAACCGGCAGGCAACGCGTGAACGAGCTCGATAGAGAACGGCCCATTCGTGTAGTCTTAGGTGCGGCACGAGGGAGGTGACTACACCACGTACACCGTAGCCGCATCTGCTTCCCTGGATATGAATTAACACTACAGGCATGCGTGTGGAGTTCCACCTGCTGCAGATGCTGAATCCCTCCTCCTGAAATACTCCCGCCACAGATAAGGACGCCGAAGACTCCGTATCACCTGGGGAAAGCAAGGAGTCGACCCGGTATCGTCTTGGATCAGGAGCGGTAGCCCTCGAGCAGCTGGATAGTTCGTCGGCCGGCTGCCGACGGAGGGTCTCCCCGGCAAAGAAAACCCTCTCCGCAACTGCAAATTGCGTCGCCTGGAGTCGCTTGGAAATTTGCGTGCCTGGCGTTTTGGCCCGCAGCGTGGAGACTTGACCGCAGTCTACTGCGACCGCTGATGACGCCATCGAAGGGGAACGTCCGCAGAGTTCCGCCCTGACCAAGCCGACGGCGCTACGGCTCCTGTAGAGGACCCGGCTCGGCTTTTCCGTTTTATCGCCGCACTGAATGACCACAACAGCTGTTTCGCGAAAGCGTTCTCGCAGGGCAGCAGCTTAGAGAGTTCTTTTTGTGTCACGCCCGTCTTACACTAGCGTGACGgccgcaggctgctgccggaggagacacacagtcccgaggagacaggggtCTGAGGAGACCAGAGACATAACGGCGCGTGGCGATTTGGTGTAAGTGTGAGGCGTGGAGCGTACAAAATATCGTGTGTCGACTTTGCCGCCTTTATTTTCGCTGGCGTGCTCAGTTATTTACATGACttttccgcggcgcagcgggagcTCGACCTGCCAGGTGATGAAAGGGTTATGAGTCCGCGCCGGTGGTGTTCCTATATAAGCCGCCCACCCTGCTGCGAGGCCGGGGAAAGCGCCTGTTAGTTTTCATAAGGCAATACAATATGGGGGCAGGGGAGGAATaatatgcatgcatgaatAACAATATTCGCTGGGGGGCTACGACCCTACATCTTCTCTCTTCCGGAGGGTTCCGTTGCTCGATGTGATCTTCTGGGCTCCCACTCTTCGAGAGACGACTACTGACCACTTGCCGCCATCGTGTTTTCTTTCagttttcctctctgcggtcgtctcttctcggcgtcaattttttcttctcgttctGTCCTCGTTCTCCCCTTCTCCTTTGGACTTTCACAGCCGAGAAGATGGCGCCCAAGTTCGACCCCAGCGAAGTGAAATACAGTAAGTATACGCGGGTCCTCCGCTCTTCTATCCTCTATTTATTCGCGTTTTGACATGGTGTGGTCATTTTAACCGTTAGtttccttttcttttttgtcGCGGAAGATAGAAAAAGGAAAAGATGCGAAAAGCCAGACGACGAATACAAGTGTGGGATTGGAAACGTGGGAGAGAAAAGGGGTCCCCGAGCTTACGCTCGGGCATGTGGAGATTTTCAAGAATGTCTAGGATTTTTTCAGGGCTTCTCGACGTTTCCAGCGTCATGTCGGGTTAATCAGCAACCAGAAGATTTTCAGGTGTTTTCTGGTGAAAAGGGAGGCGTTAATCGGCCCCTTCCGTCGCGTTGTGGAAAGGAGAGCGCAGAACGCGCACCCGCCTGGTGTATTACACCGTGAGGTGAAACACCGTCGCGAAGGGAAGGAAGGCTGAAACTTCTTGTGTCTCTGGAGGAATCTGGGATTATTTCCGTTTTCTCAAGCTTCAATTCGGATGGGAAGAGTTCTCCCTCTCGGCCGTCGCCTACACTGCTAGGGGGCGAACGCATGTGGCTGTGTAGACTTCTGATGGACCGGTTCAGAGTGCGATTTTTCGTGTGTTTCTCAGTAGCTCCGGAATCCACAGTGTTTTACGGATCGTACGCGTACGTGCACATTGGTTTCCTCGGTATTCGTGCCCGCCACGTCATTCCGGCCTCCAACTGCTACGCTGTGTTTCCCGGTTCTGCGAAATTCCCTCCCTATCTCACATCGCAGTGCCTGCTCTTCTCATAGCTTACTTTACGTGCAGCTTGCCTCTGTCTTGTTTCTCGGCTTCCATTCTGCTGTCTCTTATCATATCTCTAAGTCCTTTCCCTCTCGCGCATCCACCGGTAGATGGCGCTCTCAAATCCAACCTCTGGAGTGCGCTACCGCCATTTGTTGCACTTATTCCTCTCCAGTCagcctcgctgcgtctccacgGTTCGTGCACTCGTGTACTCTGTTCGTGAGCCAGactcgcgtgcgcagaaTTTTTTGTCGGCGTGTCTATGGCTggctgcgctgcggaggagccAACCGCCCCATGGTTGCGCGCAagtctttttcttcgcgggGATGCGACGTGCACTTTTTTGTggttgtgtgtgtgttttctgCAGTCTACATCCGCCAGGTTGGTGGTGAAGTCGGAGCTTCCTCCGTCCTCGCCCCCAAGCTCGGTCCCCTTGGTATGTCGCCGAAGAAGGTCGGTGATGATATCGCCAAGGCTACGCTCGCCTGGAAGGGGCTGAAGGTCAGTGTCAAGCTGGCAGTCCAGAACAGACAGGCCACCGTCGAGGTTAtgccctctgcttcttccctcGTCATCAAGGAGCTCAAGGAGCCCCCGAGGTATGCTTTGAGTTCACGCCTCGCACCGAAACGCCGTCGCCAAGGCGGCTCCCACGATTCAGGGCGTCTGAGAGGGTTTACGCTTTTTGAGAGGGCCTGAAGTTTCCTCgtcgcagcgtctcctcggggCAGTCAGTCtctgggggggaggggcttGAAGGCGCGTTGTGTCAGGGCGCATGGAGGGCGTCTCGTGCGGGGAGAAGGGGGGAAGCTGGTGGCTTCAGGAACTGCGTGAGAGCAGGTGGCGGTTCACGGGAGGCGGACGGATAGGCCTTCGCGCTGTGAACTAGAGAAGTCCTTCATCCTTCGGAGGGACGCTCGACGGCACGAGGAGACGTGCTGCCGCTGACGAGAGggtgcctgcgtctctgtAGCCGGCGAGGCTAGCGGCTAGGAGTCTACGTGAGCGtgtggcggaggagggcagcCCAGCCGATCGTCCTCGTCTTTGTTCAGCGGTtcaggggggggagggggagacgATGCTTACAGGCTGAACgtcgaggccggcgacgagcggcgcCTCACACGGCGTCGTGGAGCATGTGTATGTGGGTCTTTTTTActtttttctgcagagaCCGCAAGAAGGTGAAGAACATCAAGCACAGCGGCAACCTGTCTTTGGAGCAAGTCTTCTCGATCGCCCGCACGATGCGGTCCAAGAGCCAGGCCCACGAGTTCTCCGGCACCGTCAAGGAGGTTCTCGGCACTTGGTAAGTCCCGCCTACGAGTGCGCCTGTGTGATCTCGGGCGTGGGAGGGGGGGCTGTGAGCCTCAGGGGCACGGGTTGATTCGCGAGGAGGGTGAAGTGCGTCAGTGTCTTTTTGTCAACTAATGGAAGCTCGGCTGAAGTCAACATCGGGCTTCGAGACTGCAGACAAAAGCGCTTGGGCGGTGGGAAGGAacaggggagggggggggggggggggggggggaggggaaggggggaaGGGCTGGTTGTTAGGAAAGGTCTCAGTGGTGGTTGCCTCCGGTTCAAGAGGCGCGTTTGTTTCTTTGTGTTCTTTACAGCAACTCTGTTGGCTGCACGGTCGACGGCAAGAGCCCGAAGCAACTCCAGCGCATGATCGATGACGGCGAGGTTGAGTGCCCAGACGCGTAAAGGATGTGCGGGAATCTCCGCACTTCTGCTTCAACCTTTTCTCTGCCTTTCGCGCGTTTCTTTCTTGCCTTGTTGCGGCGTATCTACACCTCGAGGGTGCCTTCTGGATGTGTCTCACGGTGTGTGGACTGCGCCCCAATATGGCGGTTAAACGGCAAGTAGTAACTGATTGTTTTGTGCCTGTGGTCCACAGGCATCTTTTACCGCTTGTCTCGGTCTTCTCTTGTGTGTAAGCTTTTTTCTGAAGCTGCGCGTTGCACGGACGCAACGAGACGTCTGAGAGAGACCCCAGCCGAAGTCCGCCATGCGAGGCAGAAGGTTTCGCACGCCCCGAACGGGCGGCGGATGCAGTCCAGTGACGCGGTTCAGACACGCAGCGTAGACTAGGTATTACCGTTGCCAGAGGGGCGCCCCGTTAGGATTGTGAAGCACTGCCGCAGACCGCGCAGACAGTAGCCGTTTCCGCTGTCAACCCTTGAGTTTTGGGCTGTGCGCAGAATGTTGTAAGAGCATCGGGGAAGCTCCCACGTATGCTCCCACGTATGTCAGCGCACTGTTAAGAGCTGGGCAGCAGCCAAGATCCAGCAGTGAAGTGGATATACGGGACGGGGGTTCAGATTTAAGGTCTCAGGGTCAAACTGAAAACACTGctttccgccgcagcgccaagGCAAAACGgctccgcagagccgcgtGCGTAGGATCACCGCTGCTCGGATGCTGCAGGACCAATCAGGTGATGAAATTTCGAAAGGCTGTTGACGCTAGCGACTAGAAAATATGTGTATGTCGGCAGGTCAATTGCCACGGCAGCGAGGCTCCAGCTCCTTGACTTGAAAGCCAACATAGCACGATGCTCCGTCTACTAGTGCAGCGTAGAGGTGAAGCTTCTACTCCGTAATGCGCCTCTTCTGGCAATGAGTGCATCGTACCACCCCAGTTGCATGCGTCAGTTCTCCGCTGAAGAATGACAAGCGCTTCTGCCACCTCGACGATGATCGACTAAGTTGAAGGGCGGGTCCTACCACGGCGCCACAGGCACTGAGCGAAACTCTGATGTGTCTGCAGGCCTTTTCCGTGTGCAACACAAGGGCGCACACAAAGGAATCCGCACTTGTTAGAGCCCCAGTGTAACAGGAGACTAGAGGTTTCCAAAGAACTCACACGGGCCCGGCCGGGCCCCTAAAATGGCTAGAAGCGGCCTGACACCTGGAACACCAGCAGCTGCCACGAGCCTGACGAGCTGCCCGAGCAAACGCAGACTGCGAATAGGTCGCGAAAGATACACACAAATTCTGTATGGCTCTTTTGTTAAGCATGACTAAGAAACAGACTGCAGACGCTCTTGTTGCCTGTATATACCGATCAGAAAATGCTTGCGCGGTTAATCGGTGGCATGGCATATCGTCGCTCTTCTCTAGGCGTAGTCTAGCGGCAGTGAAACTGTTCTGGAACAAACCCGTCAACTCGTTAgacgcccctcccccccccccccccccccccccccccccccccccccccccccccttcccctcAACGCGGAAACAACGGGACTTTTTGAATCAGCTGTCGAGGCTATTTATGATCAGGCGCAAGATAGCGGAATGTATGAGAACCTCGAGTCTCTACACCGCGAGTCTCCATTAGGGAGACGATTCGTGGCTTTTTCGCACTGTTTTGAGCGTAGCGATGTCACCACATTCAAACCTTCGTGCTGGTGTCTCCAACGGCAGCAGGCGAGTCTTGGCGAAATCGTGTTCCCCAGCCTTCTTGAAACTCCTCCGCTTGGCGGCAGACGGCACCCGATTGTAGGTTTTCTGCCGCATTTATTGCTTTGTGTTCTTGGGCGTTATGATCTCAGGGTCCAGGGTTTTTGAACTGCCCTTATCGCCTGGCGAGCGTGGGggtgctgccgcggcggcgacctaTTCGGGCGAATCACTGGTTTGTCAACGCGGGCGAGACGGCAGTGCGAGTCTGTTCTTTTCTTACTCCAGATCATCGCTTTGGAGCTGTCGAAAGTCACAAGAACGCAGCATTagaggcctgcagcggaggcatTGGTGGGTCGCCTCCCGCCATCTCCTGTCCCCTTGACCAAAAACCAGTTTTCGTCTTGCAGATCGCCGCggtggcgcccgcgggcgcacTTGCCTGGCGCCACAAATGCACCTGTCTCTGCAATGACCCTTACGTTGCCTGTCCCTAGTTGTCCCTCTCCTCCACCGCCGCGTTGAGAGCCGCTCGGCCGAGCGGGATTTGAGGGACGTATAGGTTGTTTCAGGGCAATCAGAATTTAAATTGGTTTCCATCTGTCTTGCGAACGTTCGCAAGCAGACCGAGTTTTTcggagagaggacgacgggTCATTCTGGATAACTGAGTGACAGCATTATCAGACTACGCAGAGACCTCTCCAGTATTCGTTTTTCAGTTTCCAAGATGAAGCTCGAGAGCATCAGCCTCGCGGTGCTCTCTGCGGCACTCTTTGCCACCCCGTAAGATTCCACAGCGCCCCAGTTACAAGAGGCTGGCttccgcgaaggcgacatcTGGGCGCCTCCTACGTGCTGCCCTGTAAAAAAAATTAGAGCAGATGCAGCCAGCTATGCCGTAGAAGGTAGAGACCTGCGCTCGTGAAGTAACGGGAAGCCACCTCCCCAGTAGCAGGGTTAGAGCGTGCGATACTACCCCATGATTACATTACTTTTAATTGTGGTTTTTTGCCATGCGCTGTGCAGTGCAGCAGCCACGACAAGCTGCTTCACGCCTGAGACTGACTACTTCGGCTACGATGTGGATAAGATTTTCTCCGGGCCTGCGACCGAGTCCGCGGAGAAGTGCCAGGAAGCATGCAAGAACAACAGCCAGTGCTTCTACTTCACCTACATTCCCGATCGCAAGCAGTGCTACCTAAAGGACGGccaggcgcagagcggcgctgTGCAGAACCCCTTGGCTGTCTCCGGCCCCAAGGTGTGCTACCCGGCCGGCGGCTGCTACGAGTACATGATTGACTACGAGGGCTACGACTTGCAGAAGATTGAAGACGGCTCTGTGCCTAGCGCTAAAGACTGCCAGCAGCTGTGCACCGTCAACGATCAGTGCTACTACTGGACCTTCATCCCGTCGAAGCGCAACTGCTACCTGAAGCACAACGGCGCCACCGTCGGCCGCGTGAATCACAGTGAGGCGATCTCCGGCCCCAAGGTCTGCGGCAGCCCCACGCCCCCGACTGACGGCGTGCCTTGCTACGAGGCAGACGTCGACTACTTCGGCTACGACATCAAAATCTTTGACAACCACCTCGTGGGCACCGCGGCCGAGTGCTacggcctctgcctctcgttCGAGGAATGCAAGTACTGGACCTGGGTCCCCGCTCTCCGCAACTGCTACCTCAAGAGCGAGTATGCTCCTCTTGGGCGCGTCAACGCTCCTGGCACCATCAGCGGCCCCCGCGACTGCACTGGCTCCAACTTGCCCCCCCTGCTGCCCACTCCTCCCACGTACCCCCCGACCGTGCCAgtccctcctccctctccgtaCCCCCCATACCCCCACCCTCATCCTCACCCCCACCCTCATCCTCACCCGCATCCGCACCCTCCTCATACCACTACCTCGACTCTGCCGCCCCAGCAGACGTGCTTCATGCAGAACGTCGAGTACCCGCTGGgcactctgcagcgccttttGACTGACACCGCGCACGCATGTCACAAGCTGTGCCAAGCCGAGGCTTCCTGCTACTACTTCACTTTCAAATCCGACCTCAATGAATGCACTCTCAAGGACGCCACCGCACCCAGCAAGGTCACGCAGCGCAACGCCACAGTCTCTGGCCCCAAGTGAGATCCGCCTGCACCAGCCGTCAGACCCATCCCCACACTGTTGGCGTGCAGAGAAGCCATTCTTCCACGAAGCCAAGTTTTTTCGCGTGCACATCGAAGAGATAGGTGTTTAGCTTGTTCAAGATGTTAGCCGCTGGCCG is a window encoding:
- a CDS encoding hypothetical protein (encoded by transcript BESB_012480), with protein sequence MSGCAKHLSLFVSATFPASRVTRARAPGTPVAYVNLIATGSAPSLVFPFSLCFLPLSGPPSQGCSPQRRRTVPPLSPHLASPPSNRALQVRVGFSSRLSPGTSPPHTAMQKRGRGGDESAGRPRGGNFWRSQGPNCAGDPQHPSQGVGSPGGGRAFYGVERSDTARAWGDSRREHVPHPRRTPATGASPPEVSGSRILAPRGTRLRRLVADRTLRRRIYDFAEQARFQGEERR
- a CDS encoding ribosomal protein RPL12 (encoded by transcript BESB_012490) translates to MAPKFDPSEVKYIYIRQVGGEVGASSVLAPKLGPLGMSPKKVGDDIAKATLAWKGLKVSVKLAVQNRQATVEVMPSASSLVIKELKEPPRDRKKVKNIKHSGNLSLEQVFSIARTMRSKSQAHEFSGTVKEVLGTCNSVGCTVDGKSPKQLQRMIDDGEVECPDA
- a CDS encoding putative microneme protein (encoded by transcript BESB_012500) — its product is MKLESISLAVLSAALFATPAAATTSCFTPETDYFGYDVDKIFSGPATESAEKCQEACKNNSQCFYFTYIPDRKQCYLKDGQAQSGAVQNPLAVSGPKVCYPAGGCYEYMIDYEGYDLQKIEDGSVPSAKDCQQLCTVNDQCYYWTFIPSKRNCYLKHNGATVGRVNHSEAISGPKVCGSPTPPTDGVPCYEADVDYFGYDIKIFDNHLVGTAAECYGLCLSFEECKYWTWVPALRNCYLKSEYAPLGRVNAPGTISGPRDCTGSNLPPLLPTPPTYPPTVPVPPPSPYPPYPHPHPHPHPHPHPHPHPPHTTTSTLPPQQTCFMQNVEYPLGTLQRLLTDTAHACHKLCQAEASCYYFTFKSDLNECTLKDATAPSKVTQRNATVSGPKYCDGTTPPGPNPNPGSPVPPCAEKNTEYFNGEILSVLAAESAVECQTLCKLTASCNYFTYRADLYRCYLNKKKGTPTARANTFSGPKECTPEELPPHVHTCFQDNIKIIALPLETVPATSAVNCQELCAADPNCDNFTFQKETRDCFLHGQVAETREDRNSVSGPKKCPGVENCSRDGLYIGQVLKRTNSVVTVKECKQMCSRLPHACLAFTYEKATQKCFLLSQVDSFKPSAAFVSGMRNCNP